GAAAAAGATAAGGGATTTGTTCAGGGCTTTGTCAACAGTTCCTTGTTATTTTGTGTAGGAGCCATGGCTATTATAGGATCTTTAAAAGACGGTCTTTTTGCAGATCCGACAATACTGCTGGCTAAAGGATTTATTGATGGTGTTGTTGCCATATTTTTTGCCTCTACTTTAGGAATAGGTGTGTTTTTTTCAGTAATTCCGGTGGGGATTTACCAAGGAATTATTACCTTGGCAGCAGGATATATTGAACCCTATTTAAGTGAAAGATTAATCACAAATCTTTCATTTGTAGGATCAATCCTAATATTTGCTATCGGTATAAACATGATTTTCGGTAAAAAAATCAAAAGCGGAAATTTGCTTCCTGCCGTACTAATACCCATAATTTATGAAATTATCTTAAATTTTTATAACCACAATTAAATATATTTCTCCATGACTTAATAAGGCTATATAAAACCTAAAAAAATGCCAATAATTAAAGGTTTTATATGGCCTTTTTTATTACAAAATATAAGATTGACATTAGCTGTATTATTGTATACAATTATACAAACTAAAAATGCATATAAAATTAAAGGGAATGGAGATAAGCTTATGGAACAAAGAAAAGTATTTATTAATCCTCAAAATAACCTTCTTCAATTGGAAGAGCCTATTTACAAATTGGTTGAAGTTGATCAACCCAATACATTTCGTAATTTATTCCCCTATGATGAAATTCCTAAAATTGCATTTAACGACAGAATTGTACCACATAATTTTCCTGATGAAATTTTTATTACAGATACCACATTTAGAGACGGGCAGCAGTCTAGGGCACCCTATACAACTGAGCAGATTGTAACAATATATGACTACCTCCATCGTTTAGGGGGACCTAAGGGTATTATCAGACAATGCGAATTTTTCTTATATAGCAAAAAAGATAGGGATGCAGTATATAAGTGTATGGAAAAGGGATATAAGTTTCCTGAGATTACATCCTGGATTCGTGCCAGTAAGAAAGACTTTGAGTTGGTTAAAGAAATAGGAATGAAGGAAACCGGAATTTTAGTAAGCTGTTCTGACTATCATATCTTCTATAAGATGAAGATGACCAGACGTAAGGCTATGGAACACTATTTAAATATAGTTAGGGAATGTCTTGATACCGGCATTGCAGCCCGCTGTCACTTAGAAGACATAACTAGGTCTGATATCCATGGATTTGTTATTCCACTTTGTTATGAACTGATGAAATTAAGTAAAGAATATAATCTGCCGGTTAAAATAAGAGCTTGCGATACCATGGGTTATGGTGTCAATTTCCCCGGTGCGGTTATTCCCCGGTCTGTACAGGGAATTATCTATGGACTTATAAGTCATGCAGGGGTTCCTTCAAAATGGCTGGAATGGCATGGACATAATGATTTTTATAAGGCAGTAGTCAATTCTACCACAGCCTGGCTATAT
This genomic interval from Herbinix luporum contains the following:
- a CDS encoding DUF554 domain-containing protein; translation: MIGLGTLGNIALILIGSTIGLVIKGGLKKRFQDTIMSALGLAVIFIGISGALEGLLVIEDGKISSSNIMLMIVSLAIGGFLGEAINIEDKLDQVGEWLKGKLKITKEKDKGFVQGFVNSSLLFCVGAMAIIGSLKDGLFADPTILLAKGFIDGVVAIFFASTLGIGVFFSVIPVGIYQGIITLAAGYIEPYLSERLITNLSFVGSILIFAIGINMIFGKKIKSGNLLPAVLIPIIYEIILNFYNHN
- a CDS encoding beta/alpha barrel domain-containing protein, with the protein product MEQRKVFINPQNNLLQLEEPIYKLVEVDQPNTFRNLFPYDEIPKIAFNDRIVPHNFPDEIFITDTTFRDGQQSRAPYTTEQIVTIYDYLHRLGGPKGIIRQCEFFLYSKKDRDAVYKCMEKGYKFPEITSWIRASKKDFELVKEIGMKETGILVSCSDYHIFYKMKMTRRKAMEHYLNIVRECLDTGIAARCHLEDITRSDIHGFVIPLCYELMKLSKEYNLPVKIRACDTMGYGVNFPGAVIPRSVQGIIYGLISHAGVPSKWLEWHGHNDFYKAVVNSTTAWLYGAAAVNCSLFGIGERTGNTPLEAMVFEYAQLKGSLDGMDTTVITELAQYYEKEIGYKLPSRTPFVGQNFNVTRAGIHADGLLKNEEIYNIFDTEKFLNRPVRVAISNTSGLAGIAHWINSYFNLKDKAVDKNDPLVVKVKEWVDKEYEEGRVTVITDEEILSQISKVKKELGIDTW